The following DNA comes from Pedosphaera parvula Ellin514.
GGTCAAGCAGATAACCAGTCCGTTCTCCCTCAAGACCATCTTAACAATCAATAAAAACCTGATCAGTCACAAATAAGACCCCATGAAGACAACACATCTTTCCAACATGAATCCAGGATTGCCCAGGAAGCTGAGTGATCATTTGGTCCAAATTCGGCAGCCAATTCTCGCATTGAGCCTGATGTTACTCTCAATGGGCGGCGTCTCGGCAGCGAATTTGACTTGGGACGCCGGCAATACCAATAACGGTGCGACCATTAATCCGGCGAGTGGCAGTTGGAATACCGATACCGCCAACCTTGGTTGGAACAACGGCAGCGGCAATGTGAGTTGGACCCAGACCAGCACCACCGCGGGGCTTAACGGTGCCATATTCAATGGCCCGGATGCCGCGGCTGGCACCTATCAAATATCACTTGATCTTGGTCAAATCGCTTTCACCAATCTGGCCATAAACGCCAATGGATACACCTTCAACGGCCCCGGCTCCATGTTCCTGAACACTTCTGGAACCTTGCTGGTTGCCGACGGCAAGAATGTAACCTTCAACAACAATTTTGCGCAGAACAACAGCGCCAAATTCTGGCAACTGGGCACCGGCCCCGTTCCAGCCACGATGACGGTTAATGGCAATATCGCCGGCGACCAGATCGTTTTCAACAGCACTAATGGCAGCACCTTCTTGTTGGGGGGTAATACTGCGGGTTCGGTGGTAACCATTGATGCCAATGTATGGCAGACCAACGGTACATCCACGGGTGTCGCCACCTGGCAGGTCGGCCGTGCCGTTCCGGGTTCGGGGAACAACAACACCGGCGTTTTCGTTTTGGACGGCCCCAACACGGTCATGAACTTCAATACCTCGCTCCAGATTTCCCGTGGGGGTGGGAATGGGACTGTAATACTGCAAAATGGCGCCACGATGAACGTCGGGACGGTTTCTGCGGCGCAAAACGTCCAGATCGAGAGTGAATCCGGCGGCACCCCGCATGGCACATTCAAAATGTATGGCGGCACCCTGAATGTGGGCGCGGTGGGTTCCGGCACCGCCATCGGCCAGATCAAATTGGCCCAGCAGGGTTCTCCGGCGGGCGCGACGGCGGTGTTCACCCAGACCGGCGGCGTGGTCAATGCCTGGGGCGGCATTTTTATCGGAGCCGCCAGCGGCACCTTCAACGGCGGCACGGCTGCCTTCACCAATTCCGGCGGATTTCTCTATATTGGTTCAGGTGGTTCAATTGGCGTCAGCCGTGGCACGGTTTTCCCCCCGACCAATTACTTCGTACTCTCGGGCGGCACCGTGGGGGCCTTGTCGAGTTGGATTTCATCTGTACCGATGATGCTGGATACGCTCAACGGCAACATCACCTTCCAATGTGCTGATGCCAACACCACGCCCTTTAATATTTCACTTTCCGGTGCGCTTACGGGCCCAGGTGGGTTGAACAAAACGGGTGGCGGCACGCTGCAATTGAGTGGCGCCAACAACTATGCCGGGAGCACCGTGGTCAGCGACGGAACTTTGAGGATCATCACCAGCTTGTCGCCGACAAATGGTCCCGTTGTTTTGGATGGCTCGGCAGGTTCGCCGGTAAACACGGTGCAGGTGGCCAACGTGGGGCAATTTTGGTCGATCGGGAATCTGACCTATGCCGCCGGCACACCCACGGCTGACTTTAACTACCTTACTTTCGTGCCCAGTACAACCGTTGCGCCGATCCAGGTCAATGGAAACCTTACCTTCACGGTCACACCTCAGGTTACTATTGCAGGCAGCGGCATCCCCGTCGGCGATTATCCGCTTATCCAATACACCGGCACGCTCTCCGGCACTCCACCAACCACGCCTGTCTCGCTGCCGCCCGGCACAGTCGCGACGATTGTGAACAACACAGCCAGCAAGCGCATCGTGTTGCATGTGACCAGTGGCGCGAATCCGGCCCTTTCATGGAGAGTGGGCAACGGCGTTTGGGACATCAATGGTACCCCGAACTGGACTCAACTTGGCAGTCCCGCCACCTACAACCCAGATGACGGAACCAAGAGCCTGCTATTCGACGACACGGCCAGCGGAACCTCGCCGATCACCGTGACGCTGAACAGCATCGTGCATCCTGCCGGCGTTACGGCAAACAACACGACCAAGAGCTACATCTTCGCAGGCAATGGCAGCATCGATGGAAGCGCGACCTTCACAAAATCAGGCACTGGCATGGTCACGATGGCGACAACCAATACCTACACCGGTGGCACAACCATCAACGCCGGCCAGTTGAACATCAACTACGGTGGCGACGGCAGCCTGAATTCAGCCATCGGCACGGGGCCGCTGACCAACGTCCTGGGCGCAAAGATTGACAACACCAGCGGTCATGCGGTTACGTTGCTGACGCCCATCCCCCAATATTGGCTCGACGACTGGACCTTCGTGGGTTCGGCCAACTTCAACACCGGCCCGGGAGCGGTTACTTTGGGCAGCAGCGTCGTGACATTGACGGTTGTCTCCAATGCGTTCGAAGTCGGCGGAACGATTTCCGACAACGGACTCGGCTACAAGCTGTTCAAAGCCGGCAATGGCGCATTGACCCTGAGGACCGATAACAGTTTTGCCGGGGGCTTGGAGCTCGGCTCCGGGGTATTGAACCTTGGAAGTGCCAACTGCGCTGGTAACGGCATCCTGACCATCGACGGCGGTGCGATCGATAACGTGAGCGGCTCGGATCTCACGTTGGGCGGGGTTCTTTCTGTTTCGATCCCAATTGCCAATGGTGGGACCTTTACTTTCCTTGGCACCAGCAGTCTGGATCTTGGACCGGCGACGATCAATGCCAACAATGGCCAGGTTATGTTCTGGAATATCGTCACCAACACCCTGACCACTGAAGGCGACATTGTCTCCGGCAACACCACGATTACCAAGATTGGCAAGGGTACCCTGGTCATCGGTGGTTTCGGGGCGAGCAGTCAATTCACGGGAATTATCAATGAAGGCCAGGTTGACCTGGCCAAAGGTGCTGGTGTGGCGGTCGGGACCGGCGGTCAGGGCCTGCTGGTCCAATCCAATTCAGTGGTTCGCATCACCGGCGACACCGGCAACCAGATTGCAAACTCACCCACAACTTATGTCCAGACACGACTAAGCTCCGGTGGTGTGTTGGACTTGAATGGGCGGAGCGAAACGCTCGACATGCTCTCAATCACCAATGGGATATTGCGCAATGGTGCCAGCGGGACCCTCTCAACCTTGACTATCGTTGGAACGACTGGCGTTCATCCTACCAACACGCTGACGCTCAACGACGTAAACTGCCAATTTGATGTCCCGCCTGCGGACGCGGAGTTGGACATCGCCGCCACCATCGATGGCGCGGGATCATTGGTGAAGACCGGGTTGGGCACGTTGAGCCTGTTGAACAGTAATAATTATACGGGCAATATAACTGTCAGCAGCGGCACATTGGTGCTCGCTTTTCCCAGCCTTTCAACCAACTCCGCAGTGAACGTTGCCACCAATGCCACCCTTGGCACCAACGCTATTCTGAATTTGAACTTCGCAAATTCAGAAACGAACACGGTGAGCACGCTGGTCTTGGGTGGAGTCAGCAAAGCCCCTGGCATCTACAACGCAATCACGGATCCGCACTATATCACAGGTTCGGGCAGTCTGCAGGTCATTCCTGTGTCGACGATCAACCCGCTGCCCGGCCCTATTCAGTTCAATGTTCAGTCCAGTGTTTCAGGCAGCACGCTGGCATTATCATGGCCAACGAACCTGGGCTGGATTCTGCAAAGCCAGACCAATGCCTTGAGCACCGGGTTGGTGAACAACAGCAATGCCTGGTTTGACATGCCAGGGAGCGCTGCCGTCACGTCAACTAATCTGACAATTAATCCGACCAATTCGACGGTGTTCTTCCGGCTCCGTCTTCCTTGAGCGGGTCAATGGATCTGACTTATCGAAGCTTGATGGGCGGGAACGGCTGCAAACGCCGCTCCCGCCTCATCCAGGTGGAACAAAAGGCAACAATGAAGACGAAAGACACAAAAACGATCAGGAAAATAAAGCCTGATCGCGGGTTCACCCTGATTGAATTGCTCGTTGTCATCGCTATCATTGCCATTCTTGCAGCCATGTTGCTTCCGGCGTTGAGCAAAGCGAAAGATAAAGCACTGGGCGTTGCCTGCCTGAACAATACAAAGCAGATAGGCCTTGCCGTGATCATATATGCGGGAGATAACAGTGATTGCTTTCCGATGCCGCCCGGCGTCAGTTGGGAGGTAGGTCCTTATAATAATGCGAAGGGACTGGCCTGCGGAGGAGAGTGGTTTCGCGCTGACAAAAAAACTCCAAACACTCCGGCCCCGCTGTTGGTGTCTCAGTTGGCAAACAACAAAGTATGGGTATGCCCTAAACGCAGGCGCGGCCTGACCTATAAATCTGAACCCGGGGAATTTGATCCAAGCATAACGGGTTTTCTTTCCTACGGGTTCAACCTGGTGGGTGTGTTTGGCGTTCCTGTCACTGCTGGCTCCTATAATAACAAGCCCTTCAAAATTGCCAGCTCAGCCAAACCGTCGGACATGGTGATGAGCACGGATTCGAGCGGCTCCAATGACCCAGCCAACTGCTCCGCAGGCGATCTCAGCGGCGATGCGGCATGGCTGGATATCGTCTGGGCGGGCAGCGGTTCCGATAAGTATCCCCGTCTTCAGACCGCGTATGCCAAGCATAACAAACGTGTGGATGTCATTTATGTGGATGGCCATTCCGCTTTTTCGCTACCCAGCCAGCTTTCTTGGGGACAGTTCTACGGAAAATTCAGTGGCACTATGGATAATGGCGCCTCGGCAACCTCGGCCATCTGCGCCCCATCGTTCGATGCCAAGGAATGGAGTCAGACGCCAGAATGATGCCACCTGATGATCAGCACAAGGGGATCATATGCGCATGGACAGGAAAAGTTGCAAATCTGGCCGGAGAACAACAGAGACATACATACCTCCCAGCAAGAGTGTTGCTTGTTTTGGGAGAGGATGGAAGATAGCAACATGAAACCCTCGTTTGCGTTCGTACGATGGTTGGCATTGCTGTTGGTTGGATGCGGTCTGACCATCGAGGCGAATGCCGCACCCTTGAGTCCCCATCGGTTGTTTTCCAGCCACATGGTGTTGCAGCGTGATGCCGATGACCCGCTCTGGGGTTGGGCTACACCTGGCATCACAGTGACAGTGAAAGTTTACAACCAAAATGCCGCACTGGTTCAGACCAAGACGGCGGTTGCCGGTTCGGATGGTCGCTGGCAGGTGACCGTAGGGCCTTTCGGATTGGTGGCCAACAACGCCGCTTACAGCCTCACGATATCCGATGGGGCAACCACCCTGACGCTCACGGATGTCCTCATCGGCGATGTCTGGCTATGCGCCGGTCAATCCAACATGCAGTTTTCGCTGAATGAAATCGGTGTGACCAACCTTGCGGCAGAGATTGCCGATTCGGCAAATTATCCGGCGATCCGAAATTTCAGTGTTCCCTTTACCTCATCGCTCACGGCCGAAACCAATCTTCCGAGCGGTTCCTGGCAGGGCGCCGGTCCATCAACTACGGGAGGTTTTACGGCAGCGGGTTACTTCACCGCCCGGGAGATCTACAAGCAGCAACATATTCCAATCGGGATCATTCGTTCCGCGTGGGCGGGGTCGGAGATCAAAAGCTGGCTCGACCCGCTGTTTGTTTCCGAAATATGCGATTTCACACAACCCATTTTTGATCAGGCGGGGCAGACGCCGGGAAGAGATACGATTTCCGGGCCATATAATGCGATGATCCGGCCACTTTCACCTTTTAGAATAAAGGCTGTCGAGTGGTATCAGGGGGAGTACAATGTCGGTTGGCCGGAACAATACAGCCGGCTGCTGCCGGGGTTGATGAGCAACTGGCGCTCGCTTTTCGGACAGCCAAATCTGCCTTTCGTCATCATTCAATTGCCGAACTTTGGGAACACACAATCCCAGGCGGTGGAGACAGGCAGTTGGGCGGAGCTTCGCGAAGCGCAGTTGAAGACGGTGCTGAATGACGCCAGCGCCCGTCTCGTTACCACGATTGATATCGGCAACGGGGATCTCCATCCCATTGACAAGCAGGATGTGGGACAGCGCGCCGCGTGGGCCGCGGCGAATCTGGTCTATGGGCAGCAGATCGTCGATCAAGCCCCCGTCTTGGCCGGAACCATGGTCTCGGGGAACACCATCATCTGCACTTTCACGAATGTCGGTGCGGGGTTGATGGCCGGAACGAAAACCCTGTCGCCGCTGAGTCCGGCTCAACAAACGGTGGGCGGAGCCTTGGGCGGCTTTGCGATCTGCGGTGCGAACAAGGTCTTTTTTGCCGCCAGCGCGGTGATAACCGCGACCAATCAGGTGACCGTTACCAGTGCGGGTGTGACGACGCCTGTGGCGGTGCGTTACGCGTGGGGCAGCAATCCCCCCGGCAACCTTTATAATAAAATCACGGATGCGATTGGCGCTGTCACCAACGGCGTGCCGGTGGGATCTTTCCGCAGCGACCCCGTCAATCGGTTGGTCGTGATTTCAGGAACGGGGACGGGTTACTATTCCTTGGGATCCCAAGTTGCGATCACAGCCAGCAATCTCACCGGACTGGCTTTTCATCATTGGAGCGGCGATACCAACCTCTTCTCCACCGTCAACGGTTCGACGGCGACCTTGGCACAAGCTCAGGAATATGTGTCCGTGCTCGCCAACTACCAGATCACGGGAGCGCCGTCCGGGGTGATGGCGACGGCGCAGCCCAGCCAAATCGCTCTCACTTGGAACCCGATGGTTGCAGTTCATTACAATGTAAAACGGAGCGGCATAAGCGGTGGACCTTACACAACCGTGGCCTCCAATCTCGTCGGTGTAGCTAATTATGTGGATGCGAATGTGATTGTTGGCACCACCTATTACTATGTTGTGTCAGCGGCCAACCTCCTTGGAGAAGGGCCAAATTCATTTCAAGTCAGCGCGATTCCGACCGGCGGAGTTCCCATTTCAACAAATACCTGGGATGCGAACGGCACGACAGGTCCCAATCCTGTTGATGGGAGCGGAAGCTGGCTGACCGCCAGCAACTGGTGGAACGGCAGTGCCAATGTCAACGGCCATTGGACCAACAGTCCCAGCGACAGTGCCATATTCGGAACGGGGACCGCCGGTAATTACACCATCAATCTGGGTGGGAACAGCCTCTTCGCCTCGAATGTGGTGTTCAGCACCTCTGGCTACACGCTGACGAACGGCACGCTGACCCTCTCGGGAAGCGGCACTCCTCTCATGGTAAATGCGGGCGTGACGGCCACGCTCAAGAACGCGCTGACCACCAGCCTTGCCAGCACCTTCCAGGTCAGCAGTGCCGGGACGCTGAGCCTCGCCGGCGGGGCAACGCTCGCCGGCAACACCATCCTTACAGGTGGCGGCACCGTCGATTTGAACGCCGGCACGTTTGCTGGGCCGAACTTCGTGCTCTGGACACAGACCCCGGTGACCCAGGGGGCGGCGACGCTCAACACCGCACGCATCATGGTTGGCTACGGGGGGAATTCCACCTACACCCTCAACAGCGCGGGCGCGCAGGCCACCTCGAGTGGCGGCGGAGGTGACTCCTTCATCGGGCGGGCCGGCAGCGCCGGAACCTGGGAGTTGAAACAGGGCACGGTCACCTTGACGGCGGCCAGCGGTGACAGCCTGCGGGTCGGGTTTGATGGGAGCAGCAAGGGCACGCTCACGGTGGAGGGTGGAGTCTTTAATCTGGGTGGGAACACCCTTTACATCAACCATGGCGCGACGAGTTCCGGCGGAGCAGGGACGGTCAATCTTTCGGGGGGAACATTGCTGGCCGGCGCCGTTCAGTTCGGGGGCGGTGGGACCTTCATTCCGGGAGCGTCCGCCGCGTTGAATGTAACCGGCGGAACGCTGTACGTGGGTCCGGGCGGGATCTCCAGGAATGCGCTGGGAACCCTGGCGAGCTCGATCACCCTTTCCGGGGGCGTCATCGGAGCGGCGGGCAACTGGTCCTCGTCCGAGCCGATGGGCCTGGCCAATGGGAACGGGAACATCACCTTCCAAGCGGCGGATGCCGGCAACAATGCTAAAGACATTGCTCTCTCCGGTGGTGTGTCCGGCACTGGCGGGTTGATTAAGACGGGCAGTGGCAAACTGACCTTAAGCGGAGCCAATACCTACACCGGCGGTAACATCATCAATGCCGGAACGTTGAGTCTGACGACAACCAATAACGTTTCGATGCCTTATATCAACAACGGCGGCATCCTCGAAGTGCGCCAGGCGACTGTCGGAAGTTCATTGGCAGTCAGCACACTGACCTTGGGCAGCGGCAGCCCGCAGTTGAATTTTGACTTGGCTAACCTGGGTAACACAATTGCACCCCTGATCAGTGGTGAGAATCTGACGCTGAACGGCAATGCAACCGTCAACGTGTTCAACGCGCCATCCAGTGGCACCAGTGTGTTGTTGACCTACTCAGGCACCCGCGGCGGTGCGGGAAATTTTGTGGCCGGCACGGTTCCGTCAGGTGCGGTCATCATTGACGATGTCGTGGGCAAGAAGGTGAGCCTGGCTTATCCGTCACCGCCGGTTCCGATGATTCTCACGATTAGTTATGACGGACCCCGCCTCAATTTATCTGGAACCAACGGCCCGACATCCGGCTCCTATCGGATCTTGAGCTCGACAAACCTGGCTGATCCGTTGTGGATTTCCCTGCTGACCAATGCATTTGATGCCGGCGGTGCTTTCAATGCGACTATTCCAGTGAATCGAGAAGCCCCAGCCGTTTTTTTTCGCGTGACAGTGCCATGACTGACGGCCCGTTGGAGCATCCCCGAAACAGTTTAATTAAGATGGTCAACGCTGTCGTGTGAACGCGTTTAACCTCCATCCCCCAGTTTCGGGGTATGGCAGAGCGTGTGGACATCGTGTAACATCTTCCATACCCATGAACCGAAAATTGTTCCGGCCAGGATCAGCAGAATCGTCGACCCTCGTCAGAAAGATTTTGGTGAAGCAGATAGCCAGTCGGTTCTCCTCAAGAGTATTCAGCAATCAATAAAACCTGATCTGTCATAAATAAGACCCTATGAAGGCAAAACCTTAATGTTGTAACAGGCACGTCGCATCTGCGCTTGGCTGCGACGTGCCGTCCTTTCAAGCGCAGCTAACAAAGATAAATTTCACAATGATCACTCCAACCGCTGTCCGTTGCCAGCCATCAACCCTGTTCCGTCGTGATAAAGGCTTCACCCTTATTGAGCTTTTAGTAGTTATAGCCATCATAGCCATTCTTGCGGGGTTGTTGCTTCCCGCCTTGAGCAGAGCAAAACAAAAGGCTCTTCAGGTGTCCTGTCTTAACAATCAAAAGCAGCTTGGTCTCGGCTTCATGATGTACGTCGAAGATTTCCGTGATACCATGCCTGCCGATGCTTCAAGGATTGGGCATAATAATGAAGATTGGATTTGGTGGCAAATAGGAAGTGGATTTAACGTCGCTCAAAGCCCCATATTGATTGCAATCAAAGGAAACACCAATTCCATGCGTTGCCCTATGGATAAAGATGATACCGGAAGAAAAGCCGTGATGGCTGCTGGCGGACAATGGTATGGCTACAGTTATACCATAAATGGTTATTCTGTTGGTACAGTTCTCATGGGAGCAGCCTCATCGTATGCCGTGACCGGCAGTTTTATTCCGCAAAGACTTTCAAGTATTCGCAATCCTTCCAACAAGCTGATGCTTTTGGAAGAACCTGCCTCGGCGAGCGATGCCCCGCCAGGCTCGACAGTTTTTTTGGATGACGGACGCTGGGTTCCTCCTAACACGATTACTATCCGGCACCGTGGGAAGGGCAATGCTAATTTTGTCGATGGCCATGCCGCACCGATCGACTACAAGTTTGCTGCCGACACCAATCATATCGACGCGAGCTTGTGAAGACTTGCATATGAGGTGGCCATTGCTCAGACATTGTTTATTTCTTCTAATAAGCTTGCTTTTGGCCGATCTGCGATGTTTTGGAGGTGGCTGGTACGTCGGCAACACTGCCCCGGGAGAGTGGATTCAATATACAAATATTTGGCTGTCGGCGGGAAGCTACCGATTCACCGCCAATGCAGGTTCGCCCCTTGGTGGTGCGACCATGCATTTGGAAGTTGACGGGGTCAATATTCGCCCTGGCGTGGGCGTGCCAAATACCGGTCGAGTGGATTCGTTTGGCCTTGTTCATCTGGGAACTGCGAATTTATCTCAAGGTTACCACACTCTCCGAATCGTGTTTGAAACATCAGGAATTTCTTTGGATTGGGTGATTCTTCGGAAGGATGGTGATACGACTTCCATCCTCAAAGCATCGGATACAGTCCTCGTACGGCCATCTACCAGCGGCATGTTGATCGCCCCAATCGTGTCTTTTAACCAACAATCCGAACACAATTCTTTGTTTAACGCCAATGACGCCTCATCCATTTTCGGTGCGTACCCTCAAAAGGATGCCAATGGCCAGCCCTATTCGGACTATCAATTGCG
Coding sequences within:
- a CDS encoding beta strand repeat-containing protein; the encoded protein is MKTTHLSNMNPGLPRKLSDHLVQIRQPILALSLMLLSMGGVSAANLTWDAGNTNNGATINPASGSWNTDTANLGWNNGSGNVSWTQTSTTAGLNGAIFNGPDAAAGTYQISLDLGQIAFTNLAINANGYTFNGPGSMFLNTSGTLLVADGKNVTFNNNFAQNNSAKFWQLGTGPVPATMTVNGNIAGDQIVFNSTNGSTFLLGGNTAGSVVTIDANVWQTNGTSTGVATWQVGRAVPGSGNNNTGVFVLDGPNTVMNFNTSLQISRGGGNGTVILQNGATMNVGTVSAAQNVQIESESGGTPHGTFKMYGGTLNVGAVGSGTAIGQIKLAQQGSPAGATAVFTQTGGVVNAWGGIFIGAASGTFNGGTAAFTNSGGFLYIGSGGSIGVSRGTVFPPTNYFVLSGGTVGALSSWISSVPMMLDTLNGNITFQCADANTTPFNISLSGALTGPGGLNKTGGGTLQLSGANNYAGSTVVSDGTLRIITSLSPTNGPVVLDGSAGSPVNTVQVANVGQFWSIGNLTYAAGTPTADFNYLTFVPSTTVAPIQVNGNLTFTVTPQVTIAGSGIPVGDYPLIQYTGTLSGTPPTTPVSLPPGTVATIVNNTASKRIVLHVTSGANPALSWRVGNGVWDINGTPNWTQLGSPATYNPDDGTKSLLFDDTASGTSPITVTLNSIVHPAGVTANNTTKSYIFAGNGSIDGSATFTKSGTGMVTMATTNTYTGGTTINAGQLNINYGGDGSLNSAIGTGPLTNVLGAKIDNTSGHAVTLLTPIPQYWLDDWTFVGSANFNTGPGAVTLGSSVVTLTVVSNAFEVGGTISDNGLGYKLFKAGNGALTLRTDNSFAGGLELGSGVLNLGSANCAGNGILTIDGGAIDNVSGSDLTLGGVLSVSIPIANGGTFTFLGTSSLDLGPATINANNGQVMFWNIVTNTLTTEGDIVSGNTTITKIGKGTLVIGGFGASSQFTGIINEGQVDLAKGAGVAVGTGGQGLLVQSNSVVRITGDTGNQIANSPTTYVQTRLSSGGVLDLNGRSETLDMLSITNGILRNGASGTLSTLTIVGTTGVHPTNTLTLNDVNCQFDVPPADAELDIAATIDGAGSLVKTGLGTLSLLNSNNYTGNITVSSGTLVLAFPSLSTNSAVNVATNATLGTNAILNLNFANSETNTVSTLVLGGVSKAPGIYNAITDPHYITGSGSLQVIPVSTINPLPGPIQFNVQSSVSGSTLALSWPTNLGWILQSQTNALSTGLVNNSNAWFDMPGSAAVTSTNLTINPTNSTVFFRLRLP
- a CDS encoding prepilin-type N-terminal cleavage/methylation domain-containing protein, translating into MKTKDTKTIRKIKPDRGFTLIELLVVIAIIAILAAMLLPALSKAKDKALGVACLNNTKQIGLAVIIYAGDNSDCFPMPPGVSWEVGPYNNAKGLACGGEWFRADKKTPNTPAPLLVSQLANNKVWVCPKRRRGLTYKSEPGEFDPSITGFLSYGFNLVGVFGVPVTAGSYNNKPFKIASSAKPSDMVMSTDSSGSNDPANCSAGDLSGDAAWLDIVWAGSGSDKYPRLQTAYAKHNKRVDVIYVDGHSAFSLPSQLSWGQFYGKFSGTMDNGASATSAICAPSFDAKEWSQTPE
- a CDS encoding sialate O-acetylesterase, translating into MKPSFAFVRWLALLLVGCGLTIEANAAPLSPHRLFSSHMVLQRDADDPLWGWATPGITVTVKVYNQNAALVQTKTAVAGSDGRWQVTVGPFGLVANNAAYSLTISDGATTLTLTDVLIGDVWLCAGQSNMQFSLNEIGVTNLAAEIADSANYPAIRNFSVPFTSSLTAETNLPSGSWQGAGPSTTGGFTAAGYFTAREIYKQQHIPIGIIRSAWAGSEIKSWLDPLFVSEICDFTQPIFDQAGQTPGRDTISGPYNAMIRPLSPFRIKAVEWYQGEYNVGWPEQYSRLLPGLMSNWRSLFGQPNLPFVIIQLPNFGNTQSQAVETGSWAELREAQLKTVLNDASARLVTTIDIGNGDLHPIDKQDVGQRAAWAAANLVYGQQIVDQAPVLAGTMVSGNTIICTFTNVGAGLMAGTKTLSPLSPAQQTVGGALGGFAICGANKVFFAASAVITATNQVTVTSAGVTTPVAVRYAWGSNPPGNLYNKITDAIGAVTNGVPVGSFRSDPVNRLVVISGTGTGYYSLGSQVAITASNLTGLAFHHWSGDTNLFSTVNGSTATLAQAQEYVSVLANYQITGAPSGVMATAQPSQIALTWNPMVAVHYNVKRSGISGGPYTTVASNLVGVANYVDANVIVGTTYYYVVSAANLLGEGPNSFQVSAIPTGGVPISTNTWDANGTTGPNPVDGSGSWLTASNWWNGSANVNGHWTNSPSDSAIFGTGTAGNYTINLGGNSLFASNVVFSTSGYTLTNGTLTLSGSGTPLMVNAGVTATLKNALTTSLASTFQVSSAGTLSLAGGATLAGNTILTGGGTVDLNAGTFAGPNFVLWTQTPVTQGAATLNTARIMVGYGGNSTYTLNSAGAQATSSGGGGDSFIGRAGSAGTWELKQGTVTLTAASGDSLRVGFDGSSKGTLTVEGGVFNLGGNTLYINHGATSSGGAGTVNLSGGTLLAGAVQFGGGGTFIPGASAALNVTGGTLYVGPGGISRNALGTLASSITLSGGVIGAAGNWSSSEPMGLANGNGNITFQAADAGNNAKDIALSGGVSGTGGLIKTGSGKLTLSGANTYTGGNIINAGTLSLTTTNNVSMPYINNGGILEVRQATVGSSLAVSTLTLGSGSPQLNFDLANLGNTIAPLISGENLTLNGNATVNVFNAPSSGTSVLLTYSGTRGGAGNFVAGTVPSGAVIIDDVVGKKVSLAYPSPPVPMILTISYDGPRLNLSGTNGPTSGSYRILSSTNLADPLWISLLTNAFDAGGAFNATIPVNREAPAVFFRVTVP
- a CDS encoding type II secretion system protein yields the protein MITPTAVRCQPSTLFRRDKGFTLIELLVVIAIIAILAGLLLPALSRAKQKALQVSCLNNQKQLGLGFMMYVEDFRDTMPADASRIGHNNEDWIWWQIGSGFNVAQSPILIAIKGNTNSMRCPMDKDDTGRKAVMAAGGQWYGYSYTINGYSVGTVLMGAASSYAVTGSFIPQRLSSIRNPSNKLMLLEEPASASDAPPGSTVFLDDGRWVPPNTITIRHRGKGNANFVDGHAAPIDYKFAADTNHIDASL